The window CACTCATGTTGATCTCTTCTTTTTCCCAGACACACAAAGCATATTTCTACCCTcaaacagtttctcagaccaTTCTTTCATTAATTTCACAGAAAACAATTTAGCTTCAATTCTGAACCATAGTTTTCCTAGGTGCTAGGATACAAAGATGAAGTCAGTGTTTCTGCCCACAAAGGGCCCACAGATAAGGGtccttttctgtcttccccaGTGCCTTTCTGCCAACACCAGGCCCATCTCAGAGGCTGACCTCTCCTCTGAGCTCCTTCACCACCCTTGTTCCATATCACCCCTCAGGTCCTGACTCGCAGTGCTGGCTGCCAGCACCAGCTCCTCTGTCATAGCTGGGCTAGCCTTATTTCCCCAAGAAGACCATGAGCTCTGGGAGGGTTGGCTGCATGTGCCACACagctccccatcccccacaggaCTTGGCGTGGGGTCTGCCTCCTGCACATGTGCTGAGTGACTGGAACACTGCTAAGCTCTTGCCCTTACCCTCTGCCCAGATAGGTCCTGGTCTTTCTTAGGTTAGATGTGCTGCAGGTGCCCAGAACTAGAAACCAAACGAGTGGGTGTCTATTCACAAGTCAGAGGCATCCTGGTGGGTAGGGCCACCCACCCCCGCCCCTAGTATACACCTCCATCCCCGCCACCTCACCATCAAGTTCATGTTTATGAAAGTGAAATAAGGAGGAGATGAACTCCTAAGAAAATACGAAGAGGAAGATGATGTCCTCAAGAGCCATGTTGTGCCTTAGCCATATGGGAGCAATGCAGACATGGGAAGTCATTTCCTGGCAGATAGGAACCTATGGTAGGTGGTATGTTCACATGTTTTGAAAATTGacagaagaggccaggcatggtggcttgtgcctataatctcagcactttgtgaggccgaggcaggcatatcattggaggtcaggagttcaagaccaacctggccaacatggcgaatcctcatctctactgaaaatgcaaaaattagccgggtgtgccaggcatggtggcacacgcctgtaatcccagctacttgggaggctgaggcaggagaattgcttgaacccgggaggcagaggttgcaatgagctgagatcgtgccactgaactccagcctgggcaacagagtgagactctgtctcaaaaaaaaaaaaaaaattggcagaagATACCACCTTCCATCTCATCAACTTTACTGCATGTTGGCCTTATGCCCCCATAAATACCTGGGGCCAGAGTATAGGAAAGACCCCTGTGTTTATGTgtaaatgtgcatgtgtgtgtgtgtgagagtcaggactggagaaagagaaagacagagagtaaTGCTAATGAAGGCCAGTGGTTAATACCATTCCAAAATCTAGCATAAGTAATTGGGTTTATTAGTGGCTTCTAGATTACCcattaattttctcttccctGGTGGCAGAAGCAGTTCTGTGTTATACATTCTTGAGGTAGCTgactccaccacacacacacaaacacaaaaaaacctgtcctaggtggttggggcacatgcaaaaaaataattaacaggaTTTAACACCCCAAGCCCCACAAATTAGCTGATGTTCACACTTTCTTCAGCCATGTAGGCATCGTTCCAGTGACATTTGGGTTTGATTTCTTTGGCTAATACAAACCTAACAATTGAAAAGTATCTGTAAGAGTTGGAAGTAAGAAGCTAAGAGGACGTGACACAGTTTTAGTGCCCCTTCCCATCTACAAAGGCCTGATTCACAAGGACAGACTTGCCAAACCAGGCTTTCCTCTGTCCTGTTGCCTTGGAAACAGGAAGGGCCTGGCCATCCTTGCTTCCCCCTGCGTTCCCAGCATggacatagtgcctggcacatggaacAATTGCATCTTAATGAATAAATGGTTAGCCCAGGATAACCACTCCACATAGTCTTTCTTCTCTGCTATTAGGGACCTGAGCTGAAATCCCTCTCTCAGGCTTTCTGGGGTTGCTTCTGTCTGAGTGATACCAGCTTAAAGGGATTCTCCTCCTGGAAAGGGCTGGACTCCTCTGGCCCTCCTTAGTTACTAGCCCATGCGCAGCCTGTGATCCCAGAGAGTCAGGACCATGGTTTAAGAGAGAGAACATTGGTTTCCACACCTGTGTCTTCTAGTGTTGCAGCATGACTCCCTAAGGTCTTGGGATGTTCTAAGGCTTTTGTTAAATAGTAGAACCATGGCTAAATTTCATGGCTGAGATTTAAAATGTGCCATCCTTAGGACTAGCTTGCCTATTTCCATTTCTCTCACTCAaagtctttttaatgtatttttaagggaaaagtaaaaattatatatatgtacagtgtacaacgtgatgttttgatatatgaatatattgtggGATGGGTAAACCAAGTTATTTAATacatgtattacctcacatatGTATCATTTTTGTGTGgcgaaaacacttaaaatctactcatttagcaaTTTTCATGTCACATATTGTTATTAACCATAGTCAACATGATGTCCAGTGGAttccttgaacttattcctcctgtctcttTCAACCAAGAGCTTATGACACTGGGTGGCAAGTGCCACTACTTGCCTTCAACTTTTTTCAACTTCCTATTCCATATTTCTAAGAGTGTGTCTTGCCCTAGTATTCAAAGCCCATCTCCATGGAGCACCCAACGACTGTTGACCATTCATTTTGTGCCAAACACTTGCACATACTTTAAATAAGTTGTCCATTTTAATCCTTACAACTGACATGGAGAATGGTGCTGTTACCCTCTTTAGCAGGTGAGAAAATTGAAGTGCAAAAACATCTGGTTCCCAAGGTCACTCAACTGGTAAAAGGCAGAGCCTCAGTCTGAGCACCACTTgggaattttttaaagatgagctCCATCCTTTGCCAGGTATGGGAAGCATCCAAGTCTGTATCCCGTGCCACCCTTCTCTGTCCTGGAACTCCTAACAGAAGTTAGGAGGAAGAGCCAGCACTGGGGCCCCAGGAGCTCAGAACccagaacccagccactgtgACTCCTCCATGAGCTCACTCTAATGCAATGCTTCTTagcttcccccaccccctccaccttATGATAATCATTTCCCTGAGAACTCTGGAGTCATGTGTATATGTGATATATGTAGGGAGATTTAGAGATAAGCGCTATCTACTGTAACCACCCAGTTTCCCCGAATTGGGCCTAATGATTTTCCCAATAGCAGAGCAGACAGAGAGTGGCAGCTGCCATTTCTTGTATAAATAACAATAGGTAAAAAACGAAAGCCTCTTGTCTTCCCACCAGTCCAAGCTGAATGTGACTCTGAGCCTAGGTTAAGTCAAAGTCACAACTTTGCTGAGTGTGGTAGGTTTCCAAGAGAGCCATTTGCCACCTCAGATGTTTTCTTATGTTACCTGCATAAGCTGCCCGTCCCATCCCCTCCTCTCTGCCAACCAGAACATCGCGGAACACTGCCCtcacacccccacacccagcaTGGTCGGAATGCTTGCTTCGGACCATCCTAGATGCCAGGGATCTAAATCAAAAGTCATGAGTGGGTTTGGAAATCCAAGGAAGCCAGTCCTCGTAAAATGATGGGGAGGTGAGGCAAGGGGAGGGTGAAGACACTGTCATCTCCAAATTCCGCCATGCCAGCCCTGGAGGTGAGTAAAACTTAAAATTTGAGGAAGGATAGGTGGATCCTATTGTGACTAGGGACTAATTAGGACACCCCAATCCTGGGTCACCTCATGGCCTCAGGCAGGGATGAGAGGTATATAAAAGGTAGACAGGCTCAGAGCATCCCAAACCCCTCCACACCTATCTGCTCCAGTCGCTGGTGAACCTTGGTAAGTCTGGAAAGGTAGTACCTCTTATAGCAGCCTTGCCTTGCCTGCATCCCTAACCAACTATGAACTGGGCTGATTCTCTAGGTGGTGGTCAGAAAGGATGGCTCTTTTGGGGCACCTCTTTTTCCCATATCATTTGTGACAAACCTATTTTAGGTCCAGCAAGTTATCCAGCAGAGTAGTGTGGGAGGCTGGGCTGAGCAGGGAGAAGGGGGTTGTCTACAAGAGGGTCAGTATCTCAACGATGCTGCTGGCATGGTGTGGGTGTTGCATCTTGTCAGGTGCTAAGAGGGAATTAGTAAGAGAGGAGAGATCAGCTCTGGGCAGAGCAACTGGAAGGGCTGTCCtttcaaagaaaagagaaggcaaggaggaaagaGAACACACTCCCTTGGGACAGCAGAGGTGTGGATGTCCATGGAGCAAAGGGCAGCAGGGACAAGATGATGTGGCACCATGGAAGGCTCTGCTCTGGGAATCAGGAGACCTCTTTTCCCACCATCTGCGCCGAGTGGCTTTGAAGCGATTCCTTCCCTCTGAGGTTTGCTTTCCTCAACTGTAATTGAGAGAGGCAAGCTAGATAGTCCATTTCATCTATCTCTAGAGTTTTCTCTTTATAAACTCCTTTAGAGAGTGGTTAAGATGCTCCTTTTAAATTGTTTATGAATTTACCTAACAAATTACAACTCTTACATAGTGTTCATTATGTGCTACTACTCTGCATGTGTGTGTCGGTACATACATACCTACACATTCGTTTGTGTATGCATGCTTATTTTTaagtatgtatttttatacactcatttaatctttgcacCAACTCTAAGAGACGTAAGTATGGAAAACCTTAGTTAGTTGCTCAAAATCATATAGTTAATAAATGATTTAGCCAGAACTCAGATCCCAGGCAATTTATTCCGGATGCCACAGGTTTTGCTATAACAGGATACAACAGTTTGCTctcattcttcctctttcttttcctctctcccttttcttctctttttttatgtttttctttcttttcttcccctcctaacatttctgttttccctccctccctcccttcctcctttcctatctttccttccttccatgttTCTTTGTTTGTCTTGAAAAGAGTTGAAAGAGCTTGTAAACACTTAAAgtttacacatgcacacacacgcgagcgcacacacacacacactcctcttaAATCTGTGAAGGGATCAGGGCAAGGTAAAAGCAGAGCAGGACAGGAATGTGGCAGGCGGTTCACCTGGGCTTAGGGTCTCTCTATGGCTCAAGTGTTCCTCATTTCTGTGTCTTTCTGTTTCCAGTTGCAAGTCCAGCCCAGGATGTctcagcagaagcagaagcagtgtGCTCCCCCGCAGCAgtgctgccccccaccccagcagtgctgccccccaccccagcagggctgccccccaccccagcagGGCTGCCCCCCTCCCCAGCAgtgctgccccccaccccagcagtgctgccccccaccccagcagTGCTGCCCTCCACCTCAGCAgtactgccccccaccccagcagACCAAGCAGCCTTGCCAGCCCCCACCCAAGTGCCAGGAGCCCTGTGCCCCCAAGCGCCCACCCCCTCAGCAGTGCCAGACGTCCAAGCAGAAGTAAGCCCTGGGCATGTGATCAGAGGCGAACCCCCAGGAAAAACAGAGCATGAAGTTCCTTCTGGGCCAGCATCTTACACTCCACAGGCCAAGCAAAGCCCTGCTCACCAGTGCTTCTGTATGCAGCCACACTTCACACTTGCAGGAGAGGCAGCACCAGGCTGGCGGCTGGCGGCTTCCTCGAGCCCTACTCTTCTTAATTAGCAGCTGCAGTTTCCATCTCAGACAAGGATCTAGTTCTAAACTATCTAATCATCTTTCCTGACTTGCATCTACATTGCCCTGCTGGAAGCATGAGCAGCATGCCCAGACATCTTCTCCTACCACGCTTCCCCTCAGCTCCTGTTTTCAAACAATCAAAATAGAATTCCTCTGGCATGAATGTCTTGGTCTGATGATtttgttgtttgaaaatgtagcatttctgcagatttttttttttttgacggagtctcgctctgtcgcccaggctggagtgcagtggcgcgatctcggctcactgcaagctccgcctcctgggttcacgccattctcctgtctcagcctcccaagtagctgggactacaggcgcctgccaccacgctaatttttttgtatttttagtagagacggggtttcactgtgttagccaggatggtcttgatctcctgacctcctgatccgcctgcctcggcctcccaaagtgctgggattacaggcgtgaatcactgcGCCCCACCGCATTTCTGCAGATTTTTTACCCTGCCCCCAACCCAAAGCTCAAGCAGAGCCACGTGTGGGATGCAGGTGCAGGAGAAGGCACGGGGAGGAGCCTTCTGAGATGCCAGACATTCACAAGGCTCCTACCAGGAAAAGAGGTGGGGACTTCTGCAACACAGACGCACACCACATTCACAGAAAATGAAGATGCAAAAAAGAACCAGGGGGAGACAGTGCCCACCCAGAGAACATGTGCAAGGAAAAGCCATTGTCCTAGGCCCAGACAGAGCAAGAGAGCCTGCCAAAAAGACCTATGCAGTAGAGGAAAAGGATTGAGGGAGGTAAATTCTAACTCAGAGAGCACACTCTAAGGGCTGAAAAGAGTTGAGATGAAGCCTTAAAAATTCTCCCATAggtaaaagaaaaagccaaagttTCTTCAAGCTAGTCAAATGCATAATTAGGAGACAGTCTATGGAAACACTGcatacccaacacacacacccgaCAGTAAATATTTGATCAAAATATCAGCTCCCATTATTTCTGTTCGGGGATTCTCTTGAGCAATTTCCCCCCACTGCcatcctgctttcaattctctaAATTCC of the Symphalangus syndactylus isolate Jambi chromosome 12, NHGRI_mSymSyn1-v2.1_pri, whole genome shotgun sequence genome contains:
- the SPRR5 gene encoding putative small proline-rich protein 5, producing the protein MSQQKQKQCAPPQQCCPPPQQCCPPPQQGCPPPQQGCPPPQQCCPPPQQCCPPPQQCCPPPQQYCPPPQQTKQPCQPPPKCQEPCAPKRPPPQQCQTSKQK